One window from the genome of Apium graveolens cultivar Ventura unplaced genomic scaffold, ASM990537v1 ctg6306, whole genome shotgun sequence encodes:
- the LOC141703173 gene encoding uncharacterized protein LOC141703173, whose translation MAASPSYLNAATGNASSLVTSLTFDTNHPYFLHPSDHPGLILVTVTLIEQNYNQWFRSMKIALSSKLKLGFVDGTYTKPATTATNASLILHWSLCNDIVISWILNTVSPEIRQSVMYMNNAKDIWDDFAIRFAQTNVPKLFNLRNELAYLSQGNLSISAYFTKFRSLHDELDAISTVPRCDCGKCSCNVNAKLDNFSKSAKLSQFLMGLGEQYTAIRGHLLLMTLIPSLSAAYSLLMQEENQRELGINTNVTESVAFSVKAYDKSYDNQRGGLKSGRQSTVKKYENTEICDFCQMSSHSRDKCFVYMVIPHGTDFMVNLNLSLSIKSKLHMPIMSILLLRNQ comes from the coding sequence ATGGCGGCGTCTCCTTCATATCTAAATGCTGCAACTGGAAACGCATCTTCACTGGTTACTTCTCTCACTTTTGATACAAATCATCCGTATTTCTTGCATCCATCTGATCATCCAGGTTTAATTCTCGTTACTGTCACTTTAATTGAGCAAAACTATAATCAGTGGTTTAGATCTATGAAGATTGCGCTTTCATCTAAGCTAAAGCTAGGTTTTGTTGATGGCACATATACTAAACCTGCAACTACTGCTACTAATGCCAGTCTGATTTTACATTGGTCTCTTTGCAATGATATTGTTATTTCATGGATTCTGAACACTGTTTCACCTGAAATTCGTCAAAGTGTTATGTATATGAATAATGCTAAAGACATCTGGGATGATTTTGCAATTCGATTTGCTCAGACAAATGTTCCTAAGCTGTTTAATTTGAGAAATGAACTGGCTTATTTGAGTCAAGGAAATTTGTCAATTTCTGCATATTTCACCAAATTTAGGTCTCTTCATGATGAATTAGATGCTATCTCAACTGTGCCACGTTGTGATTGTGGAAAGTGCTCCTGTAATGTGAATGCTAAATTGGACAATTTTAGTAAAAGTGCAAAGTTGTCACAGTTTCTTATGGGACTTGGTGAGCAATATACAGCTATAAGAGGCCATCTCCTATTAATGACACTAATTCCATCTCTTAGTGCTGCTTACAGTCTATTGATGCAGGAAGAAAATCAGAGGGAATTGGGGATTAATACTAATGTCACTGAGTCTGTGGCTTTTTCTGTTAAGGCTTATGATAAGTCTTATGATAATCAAAGAGGAGGTCTCAAATCTGGAAGACAGAGTACTGTCAAGAAATATGAGAATACAGAAATATGTGATTTCTGTCAAATGTCTAGTCATTCAAGAGACAAATGCTTTGTGTACATGGTTATCCCCCATGGCACAGACTTCATGGTAAACctaaacctaagcctaagcaTCAAGTCAAAGCTGCACATGCCTATAATGTCAATACTACTCCTTCGGAATCAgtaa